A stretch of Crossiella cryophila DNA encodes these proteins:
- a CDS encoding LysR family transcriptional regulator yields the protein MDARQLVYFLAVVDHGGVHRAAAALYLAQPSLSQAIRALERDLGQDLFHRVGRRLVLTNAGHALVEPARQVVRGLDTARASVASTAGLAVGRVEIAAMPSQAVQPLSHLITEFTTRHPGLSVTIRAAFTAPEVIESVRTGVTELGLLGATELPAAADIRLIPLGRQRFVLIAPANGPFHPDQVVHPEDLAGHRIVVGQPGTGMRRLVEQIRAGGVDLHQVVETEHREAILPLVLSGVGLAVLAESWSDLAHRAGALVLTLEPPAHLTLALATRTTQLTPAAQAFLTVATETAEQAR from the coding sequence ATGGACGCCCGGCAGCTCGTCTACTTCCTCGCGGTGGTCGACCACGGCGGCGTACACCGGGCCGCGGCAGCGCTCTACCTGGCCCAGCCCTCCCTGTCCCAGGCCATCCGCGCCCTGGAACGCGACCTCGGCCAGGACCTGTTCCACCGCGTCGGCCGCCGCCTGGTCCTCACCAACGCCGGCCACGCCCTGGTCGAACCAGCCCGCCAGGTCGTCCGCGGCCTGGACACCGCCCGAGCCAGCGTCGCCTCCACCGCCGGACTCGCGGTCGGCCGAGTCGAAATCGCCGCCATGCCCTCCCAGGCGGTGCAACCCCTCAGCCACCTGATCACCGAATTCACCACCCGCCACCCCGGCCTGTCCGTGACCATCCGGGCCGCCTTCACCGCCCCCGAGGTGATCGAGTCGGTACGCACCGGCGTCACCGAGCTGGGCCTGCTCGGCGCCACCGAACTCCCCGCGGCCGCCGACATCCGCCTGATCCCCCTGGGCCGCCAGCGCTTCGTGCTCATCGCCCCCGCCAACGGCCCCTTCCACCCAGACCAGGTCGTCCACCCGGAAGACCTCGCAGGCCACCGCATCGTCGTCGGCCAACCCGGCACCGGCATGCGCCGCCTGGTCGAGCAGATCCGCGCCGGCGGCGTAGACCTCCACCAGGTAGTGGAAACCGAACACCGCGAAGCCATCCTCCCCCTGGTCCTCAGCGGCGTAGGCCTGGCAGTGCTGGCCGAGTCCTGGTCCGACCTGGCCCACCGAGCAGGCGCCCTGGTCCTGACCCTCGAACCCCCAGCCCACCTAACCCTGGCCCTGGCCACCAGAACCACCCAGCTCACCCCAGCCGCCCAGGCGTTCCTGACCGTGGCGACGGAGACGGCGGAGCAGGCCAGATGA